A region of the Oncorhynchus nerka isolate Pitt River linkage group LG9a, Oner_Uvic_2.0, whole genome shotgun sequence genome:
ctattggttcggttgccagagacgcgacccagtcgttcagtctttatgttctatacccagtcgttcagtctttatgttctgtacccagtcgttcagtctttatgttctgtacccAGTCTATATGTTCtgtacccagtcgttcagtctttatgttctgtacccagtcgttcagtctttatgttctgtacccagtcgttcagtctttatgttctgtacccagtcgttcagtctttatgttctatacccagtcgttcagtctttatgttctgtacccagtcgttcagtctttatgttctgtacccagtcgttcagtctacCCCCTCCTGTGGTTgaagcgagcggtcgcatctgcactcggtccgcaggtagtattacatttcattacatttcattatagtacaacggtttgatttgtctaatcttagcaatttcttcttagctagctacatagccgtctttgtatcatagataattgcgtaattatcgtatttcgtcgtcctaacgcagtctacactgccctgcagctagccagctagctaacgtccaccgttagctagtccaccgtctaccgattagcagcacaactattacactcaactgaacgacttgattagtgtagtgttagctagctacatagttgtctttgctgtcttcgtatccaagataattctgtagtttagagtgtgtagttttagagtgattatcttaatttaccgaggttagctagccagctatttgtcgtccttaacgtaggagacactgctagctagccaacagctagccaacgtctaccgaacagaacttccgcactcaacaatccggtcgcatttcgcttcgctccacaggtagtatcacatttttcatttcatttcattacagtacaacggcttgatttgtttgatcgtagctagctacatagacgtctttgtatcaaagataattgtgtagtctagagcgatttcctaggttagctagccagctattgtcgttcttttaacgcaacgtaacgtaatcaacactgctagctagccagctagccccgaatagcagcactgtagaaactattacactcaacggaacgatttgattagtgtagtgtcaacaacgcagccactgccagctagcctacatagtcaacaacgcagcctctgccagctagcctacttcagcagtactgtatcattttaatcattttagtcaataagattcttgctacgtaagcttaactttctgaacactcgagacgtgtagtccacttgtcattccaatctcctttgcattagcgtagcctcttgtgtagcctgtcaactatgtgtctgtctatccctgttctctcctctctgcacagaccatacaaacgctccacaccgcgtggccgcggccaccctaatctggtggtcccagcgcgcacgacccacgtggagttccaggtctccggtagcctctggaactgccgatctgcggccaacaaggcagagttcatctcagcctatgcctgcctccagtccctcgacttcttggcactgacggaaacatggatcaccacagacaacaccgctactcctactgctctctcttcgtctgcccacgtgttctcgcacaccccgagagcttctggtcagcggggtggtggcaccgggatcctcatctctcccaagtggtcattctctctttctccccttacccatctgcctatcgcctcctttgaattccatgctgtcacagttaccagccctttcaagcttaacatccttatcatttatcgccctccaggttccctcggagagttcatcaatgagcttgatgccttgataagctcctttcctgaggacggctcacctctcacagttctgtgTTCAGTCTTCATGTTCtgtacccagtcgttcagtctttatgttctgtacccAGTCTTCATGTTCTGTACCCAGTCTTCATGTTCtgtacccagtcgttcagtctttatgttctgtacccagtcgttcagtctttatgttctgtacccagtcgttcagtctttatgttctatacccagtcgttcagtctttatgttctgtacccagtcattcagtctttatgttctgtacccagtcgttcagtctttatgttctgtacccAGTCTTCATGTTCTGTACCCAGTCTTCATGTTCtgtacccagtcgttcagtctttatgttctgtacccagtcgttcagtctttatgttctgtacccagtcgttcagtctttatgttctatacccagtcgttcagtctttatgttctgtacccagtcgttcagtctttatgttctgtacccagtcgttcagtctttatgttctgtacccagtcgttcagtctttatgttctgtacccagtcgttcagtcttcaTGTTTTGTACCCAGTCGTTCATCTTTATGTTCTGTACCCAGTCTTTATGTTCtatacccagtcgttcagtcttcaTGTTCtgtacccagtcgttcagtctttatgttctgtacccAGTCTTCATGTTCTGTACCCAGTCTTCATGTTGtgtacccagtcgttcagtctttatgttctgtacccagtcgttcagtctttatgttctgtacccagtcgttcagtctttatgttctatacccagtcgttcagtctttatgttctgtacccagtcattcagtctttatgttctgtacccagtcgttcagtctttatgttctgtacccagtcgttcagtcttcaTGTTCtgtacccagtcgttcagtcttcaTGTTCtgtacccagtcgttcagtctttatgttctgtacccagtcgttcagtctttatgttctgtacccAGTCTTCATGTTCtgtacccagtcgttcagtctttatgttctatacccagtcgttcagtctttatgttatGTACCCAGTATTCATGTTCTAtacccagttgttcagtctttaTGTTATGTACCCAGTATTCATGTTCTAtacccagttgttcagtctttatgttctgtacccagtcgttcagtctttatgttctgtacccagtcgttcagtccttCTGTTCTGCATCTTTGTACGCGACCCAAGCAGTTCGTTCTAAATGGTCCATTTCCATACTGGCTGGTAACGTTCCTATCACTTGCTTGTTAAGTCAACTACAGCTCATTTACAGTcatgtcaaacagtgcagccaaaATAACAAAGTAGCTGTAtatgtttaagctgttttctagttatGTTGATTTTGATACATACATAACAATGAGCTAGTGATGcgcgatttcacctggcatagaaaatgtgctctctcttcAGGACACTTGTTCAATatctagccaacaacacagctaactcCTGAAtagagccaatgctaactagagCAAATGCGCTAAAGCTAGTTagaaacttccttcaaactgcacgcagagacatacaaatggtatacacaagttaatctgactctggggatgTAGATAACGggtttcattgccaaaatccctaaGTATGCCGTTATTATTTAAGGCATATTAATTAATTGATAATAACTAACACATTTGTATACATGGCACTAGGCATTCAATTTCCCATAATTCATATCAGTTCATTACCAACAATACTGCTCTTAATGCTTACCTTCTCCAGTGTGTGAGAAACTCAGGAATGAGAGACTTTTTCGCCAGAAAAGTGAGTGAACTTTGACCCTGCCATGCCTTTTGTTGACACAGTTTGCTTGCCTTTACCATGAGAACTCTGACCTGTATCTATTCACCCAGTTTCACCTAGTTTGAGTTTATGCAATTGGGAATTAACATGATATGAATAAGAAAACTATATCTTAAAATATATCCATTATTATCAATGCACACAGTTACCCAATTTGCTAAGATCAGAGCTACTCTGGTATCAAAAAGTTGAATATATAATGAAACACATGAGTAATTAAATAAAATATGGTTGATTCCATGCAAGCTCATTCTCCCTGCCTCTTTCACTAGGCCTACACAACACATTTTACACCAACAGGTTTCTGTACCTGTCACGTGAGTGaggagagacggaccaaggctcagcggatgttgagttccacatatttattataaAGTGAAACTTAACAAGAGCAAaacaaaataaatcaataaactaacaacgaaacgtgactacgtggtgcacatgcacaaaacacaaaataatatcccacaaaTGCAGGTGGGGAAACaacctacctaaatatgatccccaatcagaggcaacgataaacaactgcctctaattgagaaccatattaGCACCCACATAAAAATATCTATACTAgatcaccccctagtcacgccctgacctacacCATAGAGAACTAAGGGCTCTCtatgatcagggtgtgacagtgccAATATACCACTCAaccaataaacaaaacatactgaCTTGGGCACTTCAAAATCATGGGTTGTgttttcaacaccacaataaaTAGACTATGTCAATCTTGACAAACAGaaaatcagtggtgtaaagtacttaagtaaaaataccttaaagtactacttaaatagtatctgtactttactatttatatttttggcaacttttacttttaacttcactacattctgaaataaaataatgtacttttactttttttttacCCAAAAGTACTGGTTACATTTTTACAGGAAAattcacacttatcaagagaacatccctggtcatccctactgcatctgatttggcagactcactaaacacaaatgcttcgtctGTAAATTATAGCTGAGTGTTGGAGAGGGCCCCTGGCAATTcggcaataaaaataaaataagacATGGTGCCGGCACAGCCACCCctcgtagcctggttcctctctacccagcatagccagaagaggactggccacccctcgtagcctggttcctctctacccagcatagccagaagaggactggccacccctcgtagcctggttcctctctacccagcatagccagaagaggactggccacccctcgtagcctggttcctctctaggtttcttcctaggttccggcctttctagggagtttttcctagccaccgtgcttctacacctgcattgcttgctgtttggggttttaggctgggtttctgtacagcactttgtgacatcagctgaggtaagaagggctttataaatacatttgtttgattgatttgccgtctggtttgtttaatataaggaattttttatgatttttacttttgatactcaagcacatttgagcaattccatttgcttttgatacttaagcataTTTAAAACCAATTACttggacttttactcaagtagtattttactgggtgactcacttttacttgagtcattttctgttaaggtatctttacttttactcaagtatgacgattgagtactttttccaccactgcagaaAATACATCCCTCCCAACCTTGTAGATCTACCCAGTATCAAAGACTTGGATTGACAATCTCAGAATATTATTAAACTTTTGGGGTGTTTTTAAACAGTTGTCTCATTCAACTTATCAAATGGCAGCTGCACAGTTtggattgattgatttgatttgtcagtAAAAaagaataaatacataaatatatataatatatatgtacaCAGTACAAATATTTTAAAAGTGACCGGGATTGCACAATAAAGGTGGGTAATGTAAACCAGcgaaaaaacacactaccctcctctgtgccaAATAAAAAACTACACAACCATCCCCAAagcaaaaatacattttgacaaccctcccctattTTGGACCACTCCCCCACCCCAGTAAATATAAAACTGTCCCTTCTACCGAGTTACCTGATCAAATCTATTTGTCATATGCATAAGATAcagtgtagtgtacacagtacaatgaaatgcttacttactgaaCACAGCAGGATAACGATAGAGTGAACTAAACACAGTGAGTCTCTATGAACACCTTATTGTTGTACTTGTTTTTCTTGCACAGACACTTGTCTTTTTTAACTAGCACTGATTTTGGTGATAGCTGCTTCATTTAAGTTTTAGAACATgcaatgactgtgatatgtggttgtcttacctaccttagttgaatgcactgactatgAGTTGCtctggttaagagcattggaTAACTGACCAAAATGTTAAATGCCTTTAAACTGTATTGAGTTGCAGGTGGGTTTGAGAGTCGTTACTTCGTTCTGTCCTGGACACATTTCATGTTCCCCTCACTCCACAACTGAGAGCATTATGAGCTTCCCCCTCGACTGTTACACGTGCGCGGTCTTCACTCTCAGTCTCAAAGGTCATAGGAAGAGAAGACACCGTGCAACAGGGTCCACATATGCTTGTGGTGGGGCCTGTAACGTTAGATGAGTTGCAGTATGTGACACTGACACCCTCTCATAGACCTTTCTTTGGTATGTCCCTGTTGACCCCATACAGACATTAGTTGAACCCAAGATGTCTTCAAGATGATGATGTGGTGCACTGCGTGGGCTTGGGGATGGATCACTCCCTAGCGGCATCAGTGAAATTACACTGCTGTTCCTTCTTTAAGTGTGCTGACAGAGGGATACCAACCTACCAAGACAGAGTTACAGGACCCATCTTGCTCAGCTGGATGGGAAacatatatatgtgtgtgcgCCGAGAGAGGAAATGGTTTGGATTCATTGAGTCCCTCTGTCATGTGAAGGGTTGCAGAGTACACCGTGTGATCCCTCTCTGCCGGTGTCACATCATTGATGGGAGAGGAAGGTCCATCTTCTATGCACTCTGGCACACTCTGTCTGATGGTGAGGTGGCTCTCAGTTGGTGGTTCTATAGCATGATGCTCCAGGGAAGGTTCCTCCACTTCCACGTCCTCATCTGTGTCCTTTACTAGTTCATCCTCAAACCAGTTTGGATGCTCCAGCTGATAGGCATGGAAAGCCTCCACTGCTTCCCGCAATGCTTTCCCTGAGGGACATTGAAAATACTCGTCCTCGGTGATGCCTTCAATGCGATTCACTCGCCCTGGCTCATGTTTCTCTTTATCCAGGAGCCTGAAGAAGAGCTCCTCAAAATGCTTCATGAGTTTGTACCTGTAAAGGGGAACAGGAATGAGTCAGGGCaggtatccctccctccctccctccctctctctctctctctctctctctctctccctccccctctctctctctctctctccccctccctccctccctctctccctccctccccctctctctctctctctctctccctccctccctctctctctctctctctctctctcccctccccctcccctctctctctctctctctctctctctctctctctctccctccctccctccctccctccctccctccctctctctctctctctctctctctctctctctctctctctctccctccctccctccctccctccctccctatgacAGTACCTCACTATGATGTTAAACGGAGACGGAACATCCTCCTCGGAACAAACGTCCTCAAAGTAAGCCACCATGTAGTTCTGGAACGTTCCAGATCTCACAAAGCTGGGCACCAGGAGGCTGAGCGCAGGGGTGAGCATGTCCCCCATGGGGGAACGTACATCCTCTCTCAGGATCACCCGAGTTTCGGCACCATCACACATTGCTCTCCATTTGGCCCTTACCCCTCGTGAACACAGGATTAGGATCTTGTCTGAGGATTTAACAATCTGTTCCCTCTGCCAGTCCAgccactggacactacccacaatGCCCAGCCGGGCAGAGTCCAGCAGGTCCAGCACCACCTAAATGAGTCAATTAATTCACTTTATTTGACAAATTGAATGTACATATAGGGCTGGtttccagacacagattaagcctacaGTATTTCACAACGCTATTTCAATGGAGATTCATTATTGAGTAGGATTTCAAATCCAGGACTAGGCTAGAACCATCCCATAGAGGTGCCCTAGTCACAATACATACATTAAAAAAATCATAGAGGATTAAAAACACAATAATATCAACAGACAACAGTCAAAATGTCCATTGTGGTCCTCGTTCTCACCTCTATGCCACACTTAGCCATGAGGAAAGCGCAGAGCTTTAGGACGATCTCTATATACAGAGGATGGTCCAGAGAGTAGATGATGAGgacttttctttttctctcttgtATTTGGACTCCCTCCAGTTCACCTCTGGGCGTGGTCAGGAGCTGGCTTCCTGGATctaggaaggagaagaagaaatggaatAGAGTGCGCAGAAATATAAACTATATTTTACCAGTTGAGGCATGTAGTTAC
Encoded here:
- the LOC115115101 gene encoding interleukin-17 receptor A; the encoded protein is MDLYCVWLIIFGLTLTSTLRILEWPPLNCTQLDLQCSVQINNCSDDGWIKPRHQAPNGPLWHSDSQQHVFVRRGESGDLLPVMSLSWSLQINGGVINGTSGTEVHVTEEDSNQSICVRYIFHNKIQNMMINWKPWTFSLDRVVVDPENNYSVSIYNLPKPDLGNYRLDKIFTIPGCKDPSIKAAKVCLENGSLWDPQLSWTVSVDGGERLIITVGFNTAEFSDEYQISIQNTQHSQHVMRENRTSLNVTFELDVWQLPPCEMLIVIQPFFIRCKSNCLHHQTKCNYCSYYQRPPTYSRSLIIKALLGLIMAGGFLTYLLHKTSHTDPGSQLLTTPRGELEGVQIQERKRKVLIIYSLDHPLYIEIVLKLCAFLMAKCGIEVVLDLLDSARLGIVGSVQWLDWQREQIVKSSDKILILCSRGVRAKWRAMCDGAETRVILREDVRSPMGDMLTPALSLLVPSFVRSGTFQNYMVAYFEDVCSEEDVPSPFNIIVRYKLMKHFEELFFRLLDKEKHEPGRVNRIEGITEDEYFQCPSGKALREAVEAFHAYQLEHPNWFEDELVKDTDEDVEVEEPSLEHHAIEPPTESHLTIRQSVPECIEDGPSSPINDVTPAERDHTVYSATLHMTEGLNESKPFPLSAHTHIYVSHPAEQDGSCNSVLVGWYPSVSTLKEGTAV